In Streptomyces chartreusis, the following proteins share a genomic window:
- a CDS encoding NUDIX hydrolase encodes MDRDTVEYDKYAHEPFAVTADLAVLTILDGVLHVLLVERGQEPYRGHWALPGGFVQPDESAETAARRELAEETGLSDVSGLHLEQLRTYSEPDRDPRMRVVTVAFAALLPHPPEPHGGSDAAQARWVPYDKAGPLAFDHDRILADAHERVGAKLEYSGLATAFCPPEFTLGELQHVYEVVWGTALDRPNFRRKVLAAPGFVEPVAGAARLTGGRGKPAALYRAGTATTLHPPLLRPTSEGPA; translated from the coding sequence ATGGACCGCGACACGGTGGAGTACGACAAGTACGCCCATGAACCCTTCGCCGTCACCGCCGACCTCGCCGTCCTCACGATCCTCGACGGCGTCCTGCACGTCCTGCTCGTCGAGCGCGGGCAGGAGCCGTACCGCGGACACTGGGCGCTGCCCGGCGGCTTCGTGCAGCCGGACGAGTCGGCGGAGACGGCCGCCCGGCGTGAACTTGCCGAGGAGACCGGCCTGTCGGACGTCTCAGGGCTGCACCTGGAGCAGCTGCGGACCTACAGCGAACCCGACCGCGACCCCCGGATGCGGGTCGTGACCGTCGCGTTCGCCGCGCTGCTGCCCCACCCTCCCGAACCGCACGGCGGCAGCGACGCGGCGCAGGCCCGCTGGGTGCCGTACGACAAGGCGGGGCCGCTCGCCTTCGACCACGATCGGATCCTGGCCGACGCCCATGAACGCGTCGGCGCGAAGCTGGAGTACTCCGGACTGGCCACCGCCTTCTGCCCGCCCGAGTTCACGCTCGGCGAGTTGCAGCACGTCTACGAGGTGGTGTGGGGCACCGCCCTTGACCGGCCCAACTTCCGCCGCAAGGTGCTCGCCGCGCCGGGCTTCGTCGAACCCGTCGCCGGCGCCGCCCGGCTCACCGGCGGCCGCGGCAAGCCGGCCGCGCTGTACCGCGCCGGCACCGCCACGACCCTTCACCCGCCCCTGCTGCGGCCCACTTCGGAAGGACCCGCATGA
- a CDS encoding ADP-ribosylglycohydrolase family protein — protein sequence MTTTTVRKRAATGSLLGLALGDALGFPTEFNDVPSILAKCGPWRGMELPTPAIVTDDTQMTLALGKGLRTAMDMGVLGPEAMVEPVRAEFVAWNRSPENNRAPGNTCLRACDLLERPDLPWQDASQIGSKGCGANMRVAPIGLVPGLSDEQRAGAAQLQSALTHGHPTALAASDLTAHAVRLLAQGAEPTGLVGLLRSYAYENRTQYHERWLGDLWTRSQDPSAEHFIARGWDECLGVLDRLQEAVRTVSPETDPCLATGEGWIAEEAMATALLCFLWFVDEPLTALRRAACTAGDSDSIACLAGAFAGAWLGADVWPTQWADRIEYRGDLMTLGALWDA from the coding sequence ATGACCACGACCACCGTCCGCAAGCGCGCCGCCACCGGCTCCCTGCTCGGCCTCGCCCTCGGGGACGCGCTCGGCTTCCCGACCGAGTTCAACGACGTGCCGTCGATCCTCGCCAAGTGCGGCCCGTGGCGCGGGATGGAACTGCCGACTCCGGCCATCGTCACCGACGACACCCAGATGACGCTGGCGTTGGGGAAGGGGCTGCGGACGGCGATGGATATGGGCGTACTCGGGCCCGAGGCCATGGTGGAGCCGGTCCGCGCGGAGTTCGTCGCGTGGAACCGTTCACCGGAGAACAACCGCGCCCCCGGCAACACCTGCCTCAGGGCCTGCGATCTGCTGGAGCGCCCCGACCTGCCCTGGCAGGACGCCAGCCAGATCGGCTCCAAGGGCTGCGGCGCCAACATGCGCGTCGCGCCGATCGGGCTCGTTCCCGGGCTGAGCGACGAACAGCGCGCGGGCGCCGCCCAGTTGCAGTCGGCGCTCACCCATGGGCATCCGACGGCGCTCGCCGCGTCCGACCTGACCGCGCACGCCGTACGGCTCCTCGCGCAGGGTGCCGAGCCGACCGGGCTGGTCGGGCTGCTGCGGTCGTACGCCTACGAGAACCGCACCCAGTACCACGAGCGCTGGCTCGGCGATCTGTGGACGCGCAGCCAGGACCCCTCGGCCGAGCACTTCATCGCGCGTGGCTGGGACGAGTGCCTGGGTGTCCTGGACCGTCTCCAGGAGGCCGTGCGCACCGTCTCGCCGGAGACCGACCCGTGCCTGGCGACCGGCGAGGGCTGGATCGCCGAGGAGGCCATGGCCACCGCGCTGCTGTGCTTCCTGTGGTTCGTCGACGAGCCGCTGACCGCGCTGCGGCGGGCCGCCTGCACCGCCGGGGACTCGGACTCGATCGCCTGCCTGGCCGGGGCGTTCGCGGGCGCCTGGCTCGGCGCGGACGTCTGGCCGACTCAATGGGCGGACCGGATCGAGTACCGGGGCGACCTGATGACGCTCGGGGCGCTCTGGGACGCTTGA
- a CDS encoding nucleotidyltransferase domain-containing protein: protein MIDALDIDLAPVVAEQPDPVLFATVSGAHLYGFPSHDSDVDLRGVHLLPAADLVGLREPDETRSRMWLRDGVEMDLVTHDLRKFVRLMLRRNGYVLEQLLSPLVVHTTDAHRELTDLAPGVLTSHHAHHYRGFAGTQWRLFEKTGELKPLLYTFRALLTGVHLMRSGEVQAHLPTLLGEVEAEAPGYLPELIEAKAAREHGAADVDRARVAADVERLHGVLDEAQAASALPDAPAAHDALHAFVVRIRLEG from the coding sequence GTGATCGACGCCCTGGACATCGACCTCGCGCCCGTCGTCGCCGAACAGCCCGACCCGGTGCTCTTCGCGACCGTCTCCGGCGCGCATCTGTACGGCTTCCCGTCGCACGACTCGGACGTCGACCTGCGCGGGGTGCACCTGCTGCCGGCCGCCGACCTCGTCGGGCTGCGGGAGCCGGACGAGACACGGTCGCGGATGTGGCTGCGGGACGGCGTCGAGATGGACCTGGTCACACACGACCTGCGCAAGTTCGTACGGCTGATGCTGCGCCGCAACGGCTACGTGCTGGAGCAGCTGCTCTCGCCGCTCGTCGTGCACACCACCGACGCCCACCGGGAACTGACCGACCTCGCGCCCGGCGTGCTCACGAGCCACCACGCGCATCACTATCGGGGGTTCGCCGGCACGCAGTGGCGGCTGTTCGAGAAGACCGGCGAGCTCAAGCCGCTGCTCTACACCTTCCGGGCGCTGCTCACCGGGGTGCATCTGATGCGCAGCGGTGAGGTGCAGGCGCATCTGCCCACGCTGCTCGGCGAGGTCGAGGCCGAAGCGCCCGGCTACCTGCCGGAGCTGATCGAGGCCAAGGCGGCGCGTGAGCACGGGGCCGCCGACGTCGACCGCGCGCGCGTGGCGGCCGACGTGGAGCGGCTGCACGGCGTGCTGGACGAGGCGCAGGCGGCCTCAGCCCTGCCCGACGCCCCCGCTGCCCACGACGCCCTGCACGCCTTCGTCGTACGGATCCGGCTGGAGGGCTGA
- a CDS encoding nucleotidyltransferase domain-containing protein, translated as MHPETLVRDHTVYACVMGSRAFGLATDGSDTDRRGVFLAPTPLFWRFDKPPTHVEGPLKEQFSWELERFCELALRANPNILECLHSPLVEHVDGTGRELLALREAFLSRQAYETFTRYALGQRKKLEADIRLHGAPRWKHAMHLLRLLTSARDLLRTGRLTIDVGDLREPLLQVKRGEVPWPEVESRMTRLAGEAEEALRASPLPAEPDRRRVEDFLVRVRRASALQPDPYDEGVQGVVGSGGVGQG; from the coding sequence ATGCATCCCGAGACCCTGGTGCGCGACCACACGGTCTACGCCTGTGTGATGGGTTCGCGCGCCTTCGGTCTGGCCACGGACGGCAGCGACACCGATCGCCGGGGCGTGTTCCTCGCCCCCACGCCGCTCTTCTGGCGCTTCGACAAGCCGCCGACGCATGTCGAAGGCCCGCTGAAGGAGCAGTTCAGCTGGGAGCTCGAGCGCTTCTGCGAGCTGGCCCTGCGCGCCAACCCGAACATCCTGGAATGCCTGCACTCCCCGCTCGTGGAGCACGTCGACGGCACCGGCCGCGAGCTGCTCGCCCTGCGCGAGGCGTTCCTGTCCCGGCAGGCGTACGAGACGTTCACGCGCTACGCGCTCGGCCAGCGCAAGAAGCTGGAGGCCGACATCCGGCTGCACGGCGCCCCGCGCTGGAAGCACGCGATGCACCTCCTGCGGCTGCTGACGAGCGCCCGCGACCTGCTGCGCACCGGGCGTCTGACGATCGACGTCGGCGATCTGCGCGAGCCTTTGCTCCAGGTCAAGCGCGGCGAGGTGCCCTGGCCGGAGGTGGAGTCCCGGATGACCCGCCTGGCGGGCGAGGCGGAGGAGGCCCTGCGCGCGAGCCCGCTCCCGGCCGAGCCGGACCGCCGACGGGTGGAGGACTTCCTGGTCCGCGTCCGCCGCGCCTCAGCCCTCCAGCCGGATCCGTACGACGAAGGCGTGCAGGGCGTCGTGGGCAGCGGGGGCGTCGGGCAGGGCTGA
- a CDS encoding Rieske (2Fe-2S) protein, whose amino-acid sequence MTNRPTRRTILIASGATGATALVAACGGSDDSGGDSASTTTTAPGQDGAGDKLADTADIPVGGGTIFKDQKVVVTQPEEGQFKAFSAICTHQQCLVGSVSDGTINCPCHGSKFKITDGAVANPPATRPLPAQNIVVDGNSISLA is encoded by the coding sequence ATGACCAACCGTCCGACGCGGCGCACGATCCTCATCGCCTCGGGCGCGACGGGCGCGACGGCGCTCGTCGCCGCCTGCGGCGGCTCCGACGACAGCGGCGGCGACTCGGCGTCGACCACGACCACCGCCCCCGGCCAGGACGGCGCGGGCGACAAGCTCGCCGACACGGCGGACATCCCGGTGGGCGGGGGCACGATCTTCAAGGACCAGAAGGTGGTGGTGACCCAGCCGGAGGAGGGCCAGTTCAAGGCCTTCTCCGCCATCTGCACCCACCAGCAGTGCCTGGTCGGCAGTGTCTCGGACGGGACGATCAACTGCCCGTGCCACGGCAGCAAGTTCAAGATCACCGACGGCGCGGTCGCCAACCCTCCGGCCACGCGGCCGCTGCCGGCGCAGAACATCGTCGTGGACGGAAATTCGATCAGCCTGGCGTGA
- a CDS encoding DUF6529 family protein codes for MLSHGSALRKSSLVSPRAAHASRPPAETPGAPGRRASGSRAFIHYIQGCFVFAAFGAKMLLIRSERLPGRPLPSGFFRTFGVTT; via the coding sequence TTGCTGAGTCACGGATCGGCTCTTCGGAAGTCCAGCCTAGTCAGCCCGCGTGCGGCTCACGCCTCACGCCCGCCCGCTGAGACACCCGGCGCGCCGGGCCGCCGCGCGAGCGGTTCGCGCGCTTTCATCCACTACATCCAAGGTTGCTTCGTCTTTGCTGCTTTCGGTGCAAAGATGCTGTTGATCCGCTCGGAGCGGCTTCCGGGCCGGCCATTGCCCTCTGGTTTCTTCCGCACTTTCGGAGTGACGACATGA
- the aroH gene encoding chorismate mutase yields the protein MAVRAVRGAVQLERDDAGHMDEQVGALLTAILERNDLAADDLISIWFTATPDLHSDFPAAAARKLGPGFADVPLICAQELDIEGAMPRVVRVLAHIESPRPRADIAHVYLGAAAALRKDIAQ from the coding sequence GTGGCGGTACGAGCGGTCCGGGGGGCCGTCCAGCTGGAACGGGACGACGCCGGCCACATGGACGAGCAGGTCGGGGCCCTGCTCACCGCGATCCTGGAGCGGAACGACCTCGCCGCGGACGACCTGATCAGCATCTGGTTCACGGCCACGCCCGACCTGCACAGCGACTTTCCGGCGGCCGCCGCCCGCAAGCTCGGCCCCGGCTTCGCCGACGTACCGCTGATCTGCGCCCAGGAACTGGACATCGAGGGCGCCATGCCCCGGGTCGTACGCGTCCTCGCGCACATCGAGTCCCCCCGGCCCCGCGCCGACATCGCGCACGTCTACCTCGGTGCCGCGGCCGCCCTGCGCAAGGACATCGCCCAGTGA
- a CDS encoding prephenate dehydrogenase → MRTALVIGTGLIGTSAALALAARGVVVHLADHDHEQARTAAALGAGTDEAPDGPVDLAIVAAPPAHVAGVLADAMRRGVARGYLDVASVKGGPRRELEALGLDLSAYIGTHPMSGREKSGPLAATGDLFEGRPWVLTPTRDTDTEVLNLALELVSHCRAVPVVMDSDAHDRAVALVSHMPHLMSSMVAARLESAEETAVRLCGQGIRDVTRIAASDPRMWIDILSANPGPVADLLTDVAADLEETVRALRALQSSDEDKRTEGTAGIEDVLRRGNAGQVRVPGKHGAAPRVYEVVAVLIDDQPGQLARIFADAGRAGVNIEDVRIEHATGQQAGLVQLMVEPKAATVLSAALRERGWGIRQ, encoded by the coding sequence GTGAGAACCGCACTCGTCATCGGCACCGGCCTCATCGGCACGTCCGCCGCGCTGGCGCTCGCCGCCCGCGGTGTCGTCGTCCACCTCGCCGACCACGACCACGAGCAGGCCCGCACCGCCGCCGCGCTCGGCGCCGGCACCGACGAGGCCCCCGACGGGCCCGTCGACCTCGCGATCGTCGCCGCCCCGCCCGCGCACGTGGCCGGCGTGCTCGCCGACGCCATGCGCAGGGGCGTGGCCCGCGGCTACCTCGACGTGGCCAGCGTCAAGGGCGGACCGCGCCGTGAGCTGGAGGCGCTCGGGCTCGACCTGTCGGCGTACATCGGCACGCACCCCATGTCCGGCCGCGAGAAGTCCGGCCCGCTCGCCGCGACCGGCGACCTCTTCGAGGGCCGGCCCTGGGTGCTGACGCCGACCCGCGACACCGACACCGAGGTGCTGAACCTCGCCCTGGAGCTGGTCTCGCACTGCCGCGCGGTGCCGGTGGTGATGGACTCCGACGCCCACGACCGCGCGGTCGCCCTGGTGTCCCACATGCCCCATCTGATGTCCAGCATGGTCGCCGCGCGCCTGGAGAGCGCCGAGGAGACGGCCGTACGGCTGTGCGGCCAGGGCATCCGGGACGTGACCCGGATCGCGGCCTCCGACCCCCGGATGTGGATCGACATCCTCTCCGCGAACCCGGGACCGGTCGCCGACCTGCTCACCGACGTCGCCGCCGACCTGGAGGAGACGGTGCGGGCGCTGCGCGCGCTCCAGTCGTCCGACGAGGACAAGCGGACCGAGGGCACGGCCGGGATCGAGGACGTGCTGCGCCGCGGGAACGCGGGCCAGGTACGGGTGCCCGGCAAGCACGGGGCCGCTCCGCGGGTCTACGAGGTCGTCGCCGTGCTCATCGACGACCAGCCGGGACAGCTGGCGCGGATCTTCGCGGACGCCGGCCGGGCCGGGGTCAACATCGAGGACGTACGGATCGAGCACGCGACCGGGCAGCAGGCCGGCCTGGTCCAGCTGATGGTCGAGCCCAAGGCGGCGACGGTGCTCAGCGCCGCCCTGCGGGAGCGGGGCTGGGGGATCCGGCAGTAG
- the cmk gene encoding (d)CMP kinase, with the protein MENGAAKPVIVAIDGPSGTGKSSTSKAVAAQLGLSYLDTGAQYRAITWWMVTNGIDIEDPTAIAAVAGKPEIISGTDPDNPTINVDGTDVAGPIRTQEVTSKVSAVSAVPEVRTRITELQRSLATSAEYGIVVEGRDIGTTVLPDADLKIFLTASPEARAARRSGELKGADVNATREALIKRDAADSSRKTSPLAKAGDAVEVDTTALTLQQVIECVVTLVEEKRAAK; encoded by the coding sequence GTGGAAAACGGTGCCGCCAAGCCCGTGATTGTCGCCATCGACGGCCCCTCCGGCACGGGCAAGTCGAGCACGTCGAAGGCCGTCGCCGCGCAGCTCGGGCTGAGCTACCTCGACACCGGCGCCCAGTACCGGGCCATCACCTGGTGGATGGTGACCAACGGCATCGACATCGAGGACCCGACCGCGATCGCGGCCGTCGCCGGCAAGCCCGAGATCATCTCCGGCACCGACCCGGACAACCCGACGATCAACGTCGACGGCACCGACGTGGCCGGCCCGATCCGCACCCAGGAGGTCACCTCCAAGGTCAGCGCGGTCAGCGCGGTGCCCGAGGTCCGGACCCGGATCACCGAGCTCCAGCGCTCGCTGGCGACCTCCGCCGAGTACGGCATCGTCGTCGAGGGCCGCGACATCGGTACGACCGTGCTGCCCGACGCCGACCTGAAGATCTTCCTCACCGCCTCCCCGGAGGCCCGTGCCGCCCGCCGCAGCGGTGAGCTCAAGGGCGCCGACGTCAACGCCACCCGTGAGGCCCTGATCAAGCGTGACGCGGCCGACTCCAGCCGCAAGACCTCGCCGCTCGCCAAGGCGGGCGACGCGGTCGAGGTGGACACCACCGCGCTCACGCTGCAGCAGGTCATCGAGTGCGTCGTCACGCTCGTCGAGGAGAAGCGAGCCGCGAAGTGA
- a CDS encoding lysophospholipid acyltransferase family protein — translation MFGLWRPRVLGAWKVPATGPVILAVNHSHNIDGPMVMGVAPRPVHFLIKKEAFVGPLDPFLTGIGQLKVDRHAADRTAITQALDVLRNGGVLGIFPEGTRGEGDFASLRAGLAYFAVRGDAPIVPVAVLGSSEKRGRLVKGLPPLRHRVDVVFGEPFEAGDGSGRRTRRALDEATERIQKELTEHLENARRLTGR, via the coding sequence ATGTTCGGGCTGTGGCGGCCGCGGGTCCTGGGTGCCTGGAAGGTGCCCGCGACCGGGCCGGTCATCCTCGCGGTGAACCACAGCCACAACATCGACGGGCCGATGGTGATGGGCGTGGCGCCCCGCCCCGTGCACTTCCTGATCAAGAAGGAAGCGTTCGTCGGCCCGCTCGACCCCTTCCTGACCGGCATCGGCCAGCTGAAGGTGGACCGGCACGCCGCCGACCGCACGGCCATCACGCAGGCCCTCGACGTCCTGAGGAACGGCGGCGTCCTCGGCATATTTCCCGAGGGCACCCGGGGCGAGGGCGACTTCGCCTCGCTGCGCGCCGGACTCGCCTACTTCGCCGTGCGCGGCGACGCCCCGATCGTCCCGGTCGCGGTGCTGGGAAGTTCCGAGAAGCGCGGACGGTTGGTCAAGGGGCTGCCTCCGCTGCGGCACCGGGTCGACGTCGTCTTCGGCGAGCCCTTCGAGGCGGGGGACGGCAGCGGGCGGCGCACCCGCAGGGCGCTGGACGAGGCGACCGAGCGCATCCAGAAGGAGCTCACCGAGCACCTGGAAAACGCCAGGCGGCTGACCGGCCGCTAG